A single Maniola hyperantus chromosome 11, iAphHyp1.2, whole genome shotgun sequence DNA region contains:
- the LOC117986241 gene encoding uncharacterized protein, which translates to MDGMTTYYNHLVCPQIYSCPLMLTECSPIVPPYNIYTPPLVPVTVVPPQIVTPILCPYTSTLVTEPVIPITPTIVVDVTPVVCNNLYSHIYEPEFNCTEKSVSTEALSNNVQCQEDIVSKQDAEEVIVKSQDSEESVSPIERYLQLQKELFPTARMLSIDPNSIIDEFCKLESVRNNVSWILDLEFGVPRVPVTRAIATYDVKFNSIHCKNTPGAIHPGFEKCNSGFKRAILFYYDCIVSNWYNGYIVLNYDKCVENFQSWLQLPMQIFGMCWP; encoded by the coding sequence ATGGATGGAATGACTACATACTACAATCATCTTGTATGTCCGCAAATATATAGTTGTCCATTGATGCTTACTGAATGCAGTCCAATTGTGCCTCCATATAACATCTACACACCACCTTTAGTGCCAGTTACTGTGGTACCACCACAAATAGTAACCCCTATATTATGTCCATACACAAGCACTTTAGTTACGGAACCCGTCATTCCTATTACACCTACAATTGTAGTTGATGTAACACCTGTTGtatgtaataatttatatagtCACATATATGAGCCTGAATTTAATTGCACAGAAAAATCTGTATCCACAGAAGCTTTGAGCAATAACGTTCAATGTCAGGAAGATATTGTGTCAAAACAAGATGCAGAAGAAGTTATTGTTAAATCACAGGATAGTGAAGAAAGTGTAAGTCCTATTGAGCGGTATCTACAGTTGCAAAAAGAACTGTTTCCAACAGCAAGGATGTTATCAATAGACCCAAATTCGATAATAGATGAGTTCTGCAAATTAGAAAGTGTACGTAATAATGTGTCGTGGATTTTAGACTTGGAATTCGGTGTACCTAGGGTACCTGTTACAAGAGCCATCGCTACATACGATGTGAAATTTAACAGTATTCATTGTAAGAATACCCCAGGTGCTATACATCCAGGTTTTGAGAAGTGCAATAGTGGTTTTAAGCGTGCTATTCTCTTTTATTACGACTGTATTGTATCTAACTGGTACAATGGCTATATTGTTTTGAATTACGATAAATGCGTCGAGAATTTTCAGTCCTGGTTGCAATTACCGATGCAGATTTTTGGGATGTGTTGGCCTTAG